The proteins below come from a single Chitinophaga pinensis DSM 2588 genomic window:
- the rplX gene encoding 50S ribosomal protein L24 — MKTRFKPKFNIKKGDTVVVIAGDDKDRTKPRKVLEVIPDKARILVEGVNIITKHTKPTAQNTKGGIVKQEAPIAISNVMLWDAKAGKPTKVNRQRENGKLVRIAKKSGEVIK, encoded by the coding sequence ATGAAAACGAGATTCAAGCCTAAGTTCAACATTAAGAAAGGCGACACGGTAGTGGTGATTGCCGGTGATGACAAGGACAGGACCAAGCCACGCAAAGTGCTGGAAGTGATCCCTGACAAGGCACGCATTCTGGTTGAAGGTGTGAACATCATCACCAAACATACCAAACCAACTGCACAGAACACCAAAGGTGGTATTGTTAAGCAGGAGGCACCTATCGCTATTTCCAATGTAATGTTGTGGGATGCTAAGGCTGGTAAACCTACCAAAGTTAACAGGCAGCGCGAAAATGGTAAATTAGTTCGTATCGCTAAAAAATCAGGGGAGGTAATTAAATAA
- the rpsN gene encoding 30S ribosomal protein S14: MARESVKARERKRQALVAKFAEKRAALKAEGNYAELDQLPRNASPVRLHNRCQLSGRPKGYMRHFGMCRNMFRDLALAGKIPGVRKASW, from the coding sequence ATGGCAAGAGAATCCGTAAAAGCTCGCGAAAGAAAGAGACAAGCACTGGTGGCTAAGTTCGCAGAAAAGCGTGCCGCTCTGAAAGCAGAAGGTAACTACGCTGAACTGGATCAGCTCCCTAGAAATGCATCTCCTGTTCGCCTGCACAACAGATGTCAGCTTTCCGGTCGTCCAAAAGGTTACATGCGTCACTTTGGTATGTGTCGTAACATGTTCCGCGATCTGGCACTGGCTGGTAAAATCCCTGGCGTAAGAAAAGCTAGCTGGTAA
- the rpsC gene encoding 30S ribosomal protein S3 produces the protein MGQKTNPIGNRLGIIRGWDSNWYGGKKDYATKLIEDNKIRTYLNARINKGGISRIVIERTLGKLIITIHTSKPGIIIGKGGGEVDRIKEELKKLTSKEDVQINILEIRRPEIDANIVAETIAKQIESRINYKRAIKMAIATALRMGAEGIKIKVGGRLGGAEIARSEEMKQGRVPLHTYRMDIDYASLFALTVYGKIGIKVWICKGEVLGERDLNPNAISAKDGEGGGRTGGGDRRGGDNRGGDRRGGDNRGGDRRGGDNRGGGRR, from the coding sequence ATGGGTCAGAAAACAAATCCTATTGGTAACAGGTTAGGTATCATCAGAGGATGGGACTCCAATTGGTATGGTGGCAAAAAAGATTATGCTACCAAACTGATCGAAGATAACAAGATCAGAACTTACCTGAATGCCCGTATCAACAAAGGTGGCATCTCCAGGATAGTGATTGAAAGAACTTTAGGTAAACTGATCATCACCATTCATACATCTAAACCTGGTATCATCATAGGTAAAGGTGGTGGAGAGGTAGACCGCATCAAGGAAGAACTGAAGAAACTGACATCTAAGGAAGACGTACAGATCAACATTCTGGAAATCCGTCGTCCTGAGATCGATGCAAATATCGTAGCAGAAACCATCGCTAAGCAGATCGAAAGCCGTATCAACTATAAACGTGCGATTAAAATGGCTATCGCTACTGCGCTGAGAATGGGTGCTGAAGGTATCAAGATAAAAGTAGGTGGTCGTCTGGGTGGTGCTGAGATTGCTCGTTCTGAAGAAATGAAACAGGGTCGTGTTCCATTGCATACTTATCGTATGGATATCGACTATGCTTCCCTGTTCGCTCTGACAGTATACGGTAAAATCGGTATCAAAGTATGGATCTGTAAAGGTGAAGTACTCGGTGAACGTGACCTGAATCCTAACGCTATTTCTGCTAAAGATGGCGAAGGTGGTGGACGTACCGGTGGTGGTGACAGAAGAGGCGGTGACAACCGTGGCGGCGACAGAAGAGGCGGTGATAACCGTGGTGGTGACAGAAGAGGCGGTGATAACCGTGGTGGCGGTCGCAGATAA
- the rplV gene encoding 50S ribosomal protein L22 has protein sequence MEAVAKLNNNPTSTRKMRLLADLIRGLDVEKALNILKFHPKHPSVPLEKLLLSAIANWKVKNEGTRVEDANLQVKTIFVDGGRILKRMRPAPQGRGYRVRKRSNHVTLVVDSRPAVEAK, from the coding sequence ATGGAAGCAGTAGCTAAGCTTAATAATAATCCGACATCTACCCGCAAAATGCGTTTGCTGGCGGACCTGATCCGTGGTCTGGATGTGGAAAAAGCTCTGAATATTTTGAAGTTCCATCCAAAGCATCCCAGCGTTCCGTTGGAAAAACTGCTGTTGTCTGCAATCGCTAACTGGAAAGTGAAGAACGAAGGCACAAGGGTAGAAGATGCTAATCTGCAGGTTAAAACCATCTTCGTTGATGGCGGCCGTATCCTGAAAAGAATGCGTCCAGCTCCACAGGGTAGAGGTTATCGCGTTCGTAAAAGAAGCAACCACGTAACACTTGTTGTTGATAGCCGTCCTGCAGTGGAAGCAAAATAA
- the rplB gene encoding 50S ribosomal protein L2, which translates to MALKKYKPMTAGTRWKIGNAFAELTTDTPEKSLLEPIKKSGGRNVQGRRSMRYIGGGHKQHYRIIDFKRDKHNIPATVKTIEYDPNRSAFIALLSYADGEKRYILAPQGLQVGATVLSGSDAAPEVGNALVLKNMPLGTVVHNIELQPGRGGAIARSAGTYAQLSNKEEKYAVLKMPSGELRKVLITCAATVGTVSNSDHALQSIGKAGANRWRGIKPRNRGVAMNPVDHPMGGGEGKSSGGHPRSRTGKYAKGLKTRKSHKSSDKLIISRKNGKKL; encoded by the coding sequence ATGGCACTGAAGAAATACAAACCGATGACAGCCGGTACCCGTTGGAAAATAGGCAACGCGTTCGCTGAGCTGACCACGGATACCCCTGAAAAAAGCCTGCTGGAGCCTATCAAGAAATCCGGCGGTAGAAACGTACAGGGTAGAAGATCTATGCGCTACATTGGTGGCGGTCACAAACAACACTACCGTATCATAGACTTCAAACGCGACAAACACAATATTCCAGCTACTGTTAAGACTATCGAATACGATCCGAATCGTAGCGCATTCATCGCACTGCTGAGCTATGCAGATGGTGAAAAACGTTACATCCTGGCTCCTCAGGGTCTGCAGGTTGGTGCTACCGTATTAAGCGGTTCCGATGCTGCTCCTGAAGTTGGTAACGCGCTGGTGCTGAAAAACATGCCATTAGGTACTGTTGTTCACAACATCGAATTACAGCCTGGTAGAGGTGGTGCTATCGCAAGAAGCGCTGGTACTTATGCTCAGCTGTCCAACAAGGAAGAAAAATATGCAGTACTGAAAATGCCTTCTGGCGAGCTGCGTAAAGTGTTGATCACTTGTGCTGCAACTGTAGGTACAGTTTCTAACTCTGATCACGCGCTGCAGTCAATTGGTAAAGCAGGTGCTAACCGTTGGAGAGGTATCAAGCCTCGTAACCGAGGTGTGGCGATGAACCCAGTGGATCACCCGATGGGTGGTGGTGAAGGTAAATCTTCAGGTGGTCACCCAAGATCCAGAACAGGTAAATATGCGAAAGGTCTGAAAACCAGAAAATCGCATAAGAGCTCTGACAAACTGATCATCAGCAGGAAAAACGGTAAGAAATTATAA
- the rpsJ gene encoding 30S ribosomal protein S10: protein MSQRIRIKLKSYDHNLVDKSAEKIVKTVRNTGAVVTGPIPLPTEKKIFTVLRSPHVNKKAREQFQLCTHKRLLDIYTSSSRTVDALSKLDLPSGVEVEIKA from the coding sequence ATGTCTCAGAGAATTAGAATCAAGCTGAAGTCCTACGATCACAATCTGGTAGATAAATCTGCTGAGAAGATCGTTAAAACCGTGCGTAACACGGGTGCCGTGGTAACAGGTCCAATTCCTTTACCAACAGAAAAGAAAATTTTTACGGTGCTGCGTTCACCGCACGTTAATAAGAAGGCACGTGAGCAGTTCCAGTTGTGCACGCACAAACGTCTGCTGGATATCTACACTTCTTCTTCCAGAACAGTAGACGCGCTGAGCAAGCTCGATTTACCTTCCGGCGTTGAAGTAGAAATTAAAGCGTAG
- the rplE gene encoding 50S ribosomal protein L5: protein MANTTYKPRLQTKYREEVVNTLHKKFNYKSVMQVPRLVKICLNQGINGAVGDKKLVDIAVDEMTRISGQKAIATLSKKDISNFKLRKHMPIGARVTLRGNNMYDFLDRLIAVSLPRVRDFKGVNEKAFDGRGNYTLGITEQIIFPEIDIDKVTKISGMDITFVTTAQTNEEAYELLKELGMPFKNIKKDNQ, encoded by the coding sequence ATGGCAAACACTACATATAAACCCAGACTGCAGACTAAATACCGCGAAGAAGTGGTAAATACACTGCACAAGAAATTCAACTACAAGAGCGTAATGCAGGTGCCACGTTTGGTAAAGATCTGTCTGAACCAAGGTATCAATGGCGCTGTTGGAGATAAGAAACTGGTAGATATTGCTGTTGACGAAATGACCCGTATCTCAGGTCAGAAAGCGATCGCTACTTTATCTAAGAAAGATATCTCTAACTTCAAACTGAGAAAGCACATGCCGATTGGTGCCCGCGTAACACTGCGTGGTAACAATATGTATGACTTCCTGGATCGTCTGATCGCAGTTTCCCTGCCACGTGTACGTGACTTCAAAGGTGTGAATGAAAAAGCTTTCGATGGCCGCGGTAACTATACCCTGGGTATCACTGAGCAGATCATCTTCCCTGAGATCGATATCGATAAAGTAACAAAGATCTCCGGTATGGATATCACTTTCGTTACTACGGCGCAGACCAACGAAGAAGCTTATGAGCTTCTGAAAGAACTGGGTATGCCGTTCAAGAATATCAAGAAGGATAATCAATAA
- the rplN gene encoding 50S ribosomal protein L14, whose product MIQQESRLNVADNSGAKEVLCIRVLGNSGQDYAKVGDKIVVTVKDAIPGGGVKKGMVTKAVIVRTKNKLRRKDGSYIRFDDNAVVLLNNSDEPRGTRIFGPVARELRDKGYMKIISLAPEVL is encoded by the coding sequence ATGATACAACAAGAATCAAGGCTGAATGTAGCTGATAACAGTGGTGCCAAAGAGGTACTGTGTATTAGGGTATTAGGCAACTCCGGCCAGGATTACGCTAAAGTGGGCGATAAGATCGTAGTGACTGTGAAGGATGCAATCCCAGGCGGTGGCGTAAAGAAAGGTATGGTAACCAAAGCTGTTATCGTTAGAACTAAAAACAAGCTGCGCCGTAAAGACGGATCTTACATCCGTTTCGACGATAATGCCGTTGTATTGCTGAATAACTCTGACGAGCCACGCGGTACCCGTATTTTCGGTCCGGTTGCCCGTGAGCTGCGCGATAAGGGATACATGAAGATTATCTCTCTGGCTCCCGAGGTGCTGTAA
- the rplW gene encoding 50S ribosomal protein L23: MRLSDVLIKPVVSEKVNKATDKFNRYYFIVDKKSNKLEIKKAVEEFYGVSVAEVNTAVMPGKAKQRFTKAGFIAGKKPSYKKAVVTLAQGETIDLYANI, translated from the coding sequence ATGAGACTTTCAGACGTTTTAATCAAACCGGTGGTTAGTGAAAAAGTGAACAAAGCCACTGATAAATTCAACCGCTACTACTTCATCGTAGACAAGAAATCCAACAAACTGGAGATCAAAAAAGCAGTGGAAGAATTCTACGGTGTATCCGTAGCTGAAGTGAATACTGCCGTAATGCCAGGTAAGGCTAAACAGCGCTTTACCAAAGCAGGCTTCATCGCCGGTAAAAAGCCTTCTTACAAGAAAGCTGTAGTTACACTGGCTCAAGGAGAAACTATAGATCTGTATGCTAACATATAG
- the rplC gene encoding 50S ribosomal protein L3, giving the protein MKGIIGKKIGMTSIFDQNGRQTAVTIIEAGPCVVTQVKTVETDGYNAIQVSFGEKKEKNTPKAELNHFAKASTSPKRFVKEFRNPDVQKALGETITTEIFAEGETIDVVGTSKGKGFQGVVKRHGFSGVGEATHGQHDRSRAPGSVGGSSYPSRVFKGMRMAGQTGNEQVKVKGLKIVKIFAEKNYILVSGSVPGHNGSIVLIQK; this is encoded by the coding sequence ATGAAAGGTATTATTGGTAAAAAGATCGGCATGACCAGCATCTTCGACCAAAATGGTAGACAGACTGCTGTTACTATTATCGAAGCCGGTCCTTGCGTTGTAACTCAGGTAAAGACAGTAGAAACTGATGGGTACAACGCTATTCAAGTTTCATTTGGTGAGAAGAAAGAAAAGAACACTCCCAAAGCTGAACTTAATCACTTCGCGAAAGCAAGCACCTCCCCTAAAAGATTTGTAAAAGAGTTCCGCAACCCGGATGTACAAAAAGCTCTTGGTGAGACCATTACCACCGAAATATTTGCAGAAGGCGAAACTATCGATGTAGTCGGTACCTCTAAAGGTAAAGGTTTCCAGGGTGTTGTTAAACGCCATGGATTCTCCGGTGTGGGTGAAGCTACACACGGTCAGCACGACAGAAGCAGAGCTCCTGGTTCTGTGGGTGGTTCCTCTTATCCTTCCCGCGTTTTCAAGGGTATGCGCATGGCAGGTCAGACTGGTAACGAACAAGTGAAAGTGAAAGGTCTGAAGATCGTGAAGATATTCGCTGAAAAGAATTATATCCTGGTAAGTGGTTCCGTTCCCGGCCACAATGGTTCAATCGTTTTAATCCAGAAGTAA
- the rpsS gene encoding 30S ribosomal protein S19: protein MGRSIKKGPYVDQKLEQKVVKMNEGTKRTVIKTWSRRSTITPDFVGHTFAVHNGNKFIPVYVTEFMVGHKLGEFAPTRNFKGHANKKM from the coding sequence ATGGGTCGTTCCATAAAAAAAGGTCCTTACGTTGACCAGAAATTAGAGCAGAAAGTTGTGAAAATGAATGAAGGCACCAAGCGTACTGTTATCAAGACCTGGAGCCGTCGTTCTACAATCACGCCTGATTTTGTAGGCCACACATTTGCGGTACACAATGGTAACAAATTCATCCCTGTCTACGTGACTGAGTTCATGGTAGGCCACAAACTGGGTGAATTCGCGCCAACCCGCAACTTTAAAGGACACGCTAACAAGAAAATGTAG
- the rpsQ gene encoding 30S ribosomal protein S17 — protein sequence MIERKLRKTRTGVVSSNKMDKTITVSVERKVKHPIYGKFVKKTTKFMAHDEQNECSIGDTVRIMEVRPLSKNKCWRLVEVIEKVK from the coding sequence ATGATCGAAAGAAAATTAAGAAAAACCAGAACTGGCGTGGTATCCAGCAATAAGATGGATAAAACAATCACCGTTAGCGTTGAGCGTAAGGTGAAACACCCAATCTATGGTAAATTCGTTAAGAAAACTACCAAGTTCATGGCGCACGACGAACAAAACGAGTGCAGCATCGGCGATACCGTAAGAATCATGGAAGTTCGCCCTCTGAGCAAAAACAAATGCTGGAGACTGGTAGAAGTTATCGAAAAGGTAAAATAA
- the rpmC gene encoding 50S ribosomal protein L29, with the protein MAKDKLDLKGLSDQELKEKLSEEQLRLKKITFSHAITPIENPMSIRSLRRQIAQLKTEQRKRELGAKA; encoded by the coding sequence ATGGCAAAAGATAAACTGGATCTTAAAGGCTTAAGCGACCAGGAGCTGAAAGAGAAACTCTCTGAAGAGCAATTACGCCTGAAGAAAATTACATTCAGTCACGCAATCACGCCAATCGAGAATCCAATGAGCATCCGCTCTCTCAGACGTCAGATCGCACAGCTGAAAACCGAGCAGCGTAAAAGAGAACTCGGCGCAAAAGCCTAA
- the rplP gene encoding 50S ribosomal protein L16, protein MLQPKRTKHRKMHKGRIKGNAKRGAAISFGSFGLKALEPKWITDRQIEAARVALTRHMKREGNVWIRIFPDKSITAKPLEVRMGKGKGAPDHWAAVVKPGRILFEADGVPLQVAKEAMELAAQKLPIKVKFVVRPDYVA, encoded by the coding sequence ATGTTACAGCCAAAGAGAACGAAACACAGGAAGATGCATAAAGGCCGCATCAAAGGTAACGCTAAGCGTGGCGCGGCAATCTCCTTTGGTAGTTTCGGTCTGAAAGCATTAGAACCTAAGTGGATCACCGATAGGCAGATTGAAGCTGCCAGGGTTGCTCTGACCAGGCATATGAAACGTGAAGGTAACGTGTGGATCCGCATATTCCCGGATAAATCTATTACCGCCAAACCACTGGAAGTGAGGATGGGTAAAGGTAAAGGTGCTCCAGATCATTGGGCTGCTGTAGTAAAACCAGGCCGCATCTTGTTTGAGGCGGATGGTGTTCCATTACAGGTTGCTAAAGAAGCAATGGAACTGGCTGCACAGAAACTGCCGATTAAAGTGAAATTTGTAGTGCGTCCCGATTACGTTGCATAA
- a CDS encoding outer membrane beta-barrel protein, which translates to MKTIRLLTLALMALFIGSTASAQTQKGNLMVGSDITDFGFNFQKESTIFHVTVNPKLAYFIKDDLALGAYVNLGVQTTGGNGTNVDYGVGALARYYFQDKNIRKMEFSKRVRFFGEANAGFGGSNPASGASTNGVQLGVGPGLSYFITPNVALDALVKYDVIIGGGNSTTSHQLNFGLGFQIFLPTAKARAIMREEMGK; encoded by the coding sequence ATGAAAACAATTCGTCTCTTAACCCTTGCGCTGATGGCTTTATTCATCGGCAGTACTGCTTCTGCCCAGACCCAAAAAGGAAACCTGATGGTAGGTTCCGACATCACTGATTTCGGATTTAATTTCCAGAAGGAGAGTACGATTTTCCATGTCACCGTAAACCCTAAGCTGGCGTATTTCATTAAGGATGATCTTGCGCTGGGTGCATATGTTAACCTGGGTGTACAGACGACGGGAGGAAATGGTACGAACGTAGATTATGGTGTAGGAGCGCTGGCGCGTTATTATTTCCAGGACAAGAACATCCGTAAGATGGAGTTTTCAAAACGCGTACGTTTCTTTGGTGAGGCGAATGCGGGTTTTGGCGGAAGTAATCCGGCGAGCGGTGCATCGACCAATGGTGTACAGTTAGGTGTTGGTCCGGGTTTATCTTATTTCATTACGCCGAATGTTGCATTAGATGCGTTGGTGAAGTATGATGTGATTATTGGGGGAGGTAATTCCACTACATCACATCAGTTAAATTTCGGACTGGGTTTCCAGATTTTCCTGCCTACTGCGAAGGCGCGTGCGATCATGCGTGAGGAGATGGGTAAATAA
- the rplD gene encoding 50S ribosomal protein L4 produces MQVDILNKEGKKTGRTIELPEEIFGVEPNNHVIYLAVKQYLAAQRQGTHKVKTRAEVKGASRKLHKQKGTGGSRKGNIRNPLYKGGGTIFGPKPHKYDIKLNRKVKDLAKISALSTKAKENSIIVVEDLTLDTPKTKAFAGILNNLKVNVSGRKTLFVLPEYNDNVYLSLRNIPTVDSVMLSDINTYEIMNSNVLVFTESAAKIFTEEPVEA; encoded by the coding sequence ATGCAAGTTGATATTTTAAATAAAGAAGGTAAGAAAACCGGCAGGACTATTGAGCTTCCTGAGGAGATTTTCGGTGTGGAGCCTAATAACCACGTTATTTACCTGGCAGTAAAACAGTATCTGGCCGCTCAGCGTCAGGGTACTCACAAGGTTAAGACCAGAGCTGAAGTGAAAGGTGCTTCCCGCAAGCTGCACAAACAAAAAGGTACTGGTGGTTCCCGTAAAGGTAACATCCGTAACCCACTGTATAAAGGTGGTGGTACCATCTTCGGTCCTAAGCCACATAAATATGACATCAAGCTGAACAGAAAAGTGAAAGATCTCGCAAAGATCTCCGCTCTGTCTACTAAAGCTAAAGAGAACAGCATCATCGTTGTTGAAGATCTGACACTGGATACACCAAAAACCAAAGCGTTTGCAGGTATCCTGAACAATCTGAAAGTAAACGTATCAGGCCGTAAGACTTTATTCGTACTGCCAGAGTATAACGATAATGTTTACCTGTCTCTGAGAAACATTCCTACTGTGGATAGCGTGATGTTGAGCGATATCAACACTTACGAAATCATGAACAGCAATGTTCTGGTGTTCACAGAGAGTGCAGCTAAGATCTTCACTGAAGAGCCAGTAGAAGCTTAA